A window of Miscanthus floridulus cultivar M001 chromosome 12, ASM1932011v1, whole genome shotgun sequence genomic DNA:
tagaataaatccaAAAAAATACGAACATCTGTGCCAAGTCAATAACTTAAACCCGGTTGGATAGGTTACACCATAAAAAACCgaaccaactgatctatgatcagttcGCTTCGATCACATGCAAGTATATAATCGGATAAGATGCATGCGGTGGCCTCACATCACCCTCTAGGCAGGCTAGCAATCGATCCAATAGCTGTAGCATTGCATTCAGATGAGATGTAACGGTTTCTAAAAAAAATGAGATGTAACATTTTTAGAAGAAGttttttttagtaaaaaaaacGATTCAAGAGGCGGGAGCGGGCTGAGACACTGCAAAGAGACGAGAAAAGCGAGTGGGGGCATAGGCTTTAGAACCAGCGGCCCATGTATGATGTACGTTGGGCCGCATTACATGGACCTATGCTTTGTCAGCTGGGATGGCCCatgaagcaaagcaaagcaaaaaaGATTTGGGCCTCTCAACAAAAAGGAAAAGCAAAAAAAACTTGAGGCTTTAGCATTCGTACCCTCGTTTTCAATGAAAATAGTGCTGTTGTTCTTGTTTTTTTTAACTTTATGGTTTGTATTTTTACCCCCTGCGTTTTCACAGTAAAGGAATAGTTTGCCCCTACTCCATGAAGTCCAGGTAATTGTGTTAACTTTTGGCCTGAAGGACAAGTATGGCCATGTGATTTTACTCTTGCTCTGTTGGAGATCTTTATGATTTTACCCCCTATTTTAATCTAATAACATCTAAAAAAAACAACTAATCTTATCGTCTGCGCGAACCCCGCTCGACCCAAACCCGCGTTAACCCCGCCCCGCCGTCCAGGATCCCCGCGACACCCCGTTTCCTAaacataaatataataataaacaAACTCAATCAAAAAAAACTAAGAGTATCGTCTATCGTCTACCGCCCCCGTTAACCCCGCCCACAAACGCCACCAGATTGTTAAAACTACGAGTCTGTTAGGACTATGTACGAGTGCCCGATCCGCTTGTCATCAAAACTCGGAGTCTGATTCGAGTACGAGTACCCAATCACCGTCAAAACCCCGAGCTCCGACCGAGTCTCATACGAAGGCTCAGTATCCGATCCGTCATCGGTCCAAGAAGTCAGGCCACATCACCGTCGGGACCGGCACCGTCGCCGCCAAGCCGGAGATCAAGCGCCTCCAGTCCGGCAAGATCGGCGGCGGCCGCGGAGTCAAGGTGGAAGCCCTCCCGATCCCGGAGCACCCACGCCCGCGCCGCGCCATGGGGCGCATGGACTTGGTCGGCAACGCGGCGGGGTACGTCACGCGGTGCTCCGGCGAGGCCATTGACTTCGCGGCAGAGTCGGGGAGGCTGTGCGGGCAGGCCATGGCGGACGAGTGAACGCGCACGGGCGTCGTGACGGAGGGCCGGGCTGAAGCACGGCTACCTGCGGCGTTGGGATGACGAGTTCCTGCTCATGTTCCGGTTCCTTGAGACCTTGACCTGTTGCAGCGCGTGTTCTACGGCGGGAACGCCGGCCGCGAGCCACGAGGCGCTGGTGAAGATGTGCGCCGATGAGTACGTGCAGCGGCGCCGCGCGTCTCTAGCGGTGTGCTGAACTGCTGATTAGTGTTGCCTTTGCtgaataaaaaaaatacaacctGTGTCCGGCTGTCATTGTTTTCTGAATGCGTTTTATACGCTTTATCAAAGATATTGGTGATCAGTCAAGCATCTAGCAGCCTTGCAACGAGTTTAAACAAAGCACTTCAATGATGCAGTTGCGCATAATAAGATTAATAAGATGTTACAAGCCTAAACATGCCTCAtcagctagtagtagtagtaggcaaTGATGATTTAGAAGACGTCCTCATTCTCTGTGAGCACTCCCTTCGTCTGCTGGAGTTCATGTTAGCATTCATGTTGGTCGCTCCCCAAAATGGCACCAGTTCCTATTGGTTCAGATAACGTGAACAAAAATAAAACATGACCTGAGAAGTGTGAAACAATTTTGGAAGAAAAAGCAACATGCAAATTCCCGTTAAATAATTGCTTGACAGAAGCACCACAGTATATAAGAAAACAAATGTACACATATAGATCCTTTTGGGAAAAGGATAAGCatgccccgttcgcgtgcccttaaacccagcttgatccgtttcttttttcatctggaacagtgttttcctctcacaaattccttcagattcattcaaattcatccagattcctccaaacaTCTAACGGTTGGACAGCACGTACGCAAGTTCCAGTAAAATGCATTCAAATCAATACATTTTTATAAAACTTAAAGCCAAAAGTGATGGGAGCCTTGCTGTAAGCATATATATTGAACAACCTCGATCTGCTAAAAAATGAAACAAAATGAACATGAGTAAATATCATTGGACTGCATGCTGTGAAGCTGTGCACTTGCTCTTTTACTTTAGTTCAGTACTACTGCTACGACTACTAGGTCGGCACGCAGTGTATCGGTGTATGAGAATGAGCAGAAGCTTGCAAGCACAATATTAGGATCAGATATGACCAAACTATTGATGCATGCATGAACTAATTGCATATATAGGCAGATCAGTGATACAAGAGCAGGACAAGTTAGAGCGTATTATTATGCAATTCACCGAATATGCAATTAATTGACTACATATATTCAGAAGCAAAGTGCCAAAGACGTAGAGCTGAACAAAGTCTATACAAATTCCCACACCAATGCAAGCTTGAGTCTTACAAATGCATGAACTAACTTGGTAGATGGGCCTGttccctgttcgtttggctgggctggttcgtgaagaagtactgctgactggtttgtgtgagaaaaaatactgttccagctgaaaatttacgatcgtataagctcagccgaacaggctgctaaACATTGACATGCCAATATAGGAGGAGCAGATACTGATACTGACGGGCCGACGACTGTTTACAATTGCATTGCATGAAGAAAACCCATCCTCGCTCGCACAAGCTCGCCGGCCACAGTCCAAATTCCCAATCACAGTCTTGTTTCAGAGTATGTCCAAGAGTACCTAATATTTTCTTCACAAAACATGGAATAAAAAAGTATTAGAAGAAATAAAGAAGACCATCTCCAAGAATTTCTAATaatcaactcttaaaatatagaagacaatttttaTCAGGAATCCTAtaatatttctaaattatccttaaccatttttatattttttttttctgttgtacatttgcatcaggaaccctttcctactctttattctttctacgCCCTTTcacctttagattggccgacAAAGACACGCGGGAAAGAAGATACTCCTATGCGCGACTAGGAAGCGTGTAACTTTACGCGGAACAGATTGGCTTTTCCCAAGTTGTAAAAGATTAGAAGGATGGATTAAGAGTTGTTGGAGAGGTATTTTTTCTTATCCTATTAAAAATTAAGAATTAGGAAGGGATTTAAGGAATGCAGGAGCACCACATTCCCAAAAGATCTTTGCACGGAAAAGTCAGCCGATCCTGTCGTGTCGGGCTACACCTtcttatatttattttttataaacaaaaaaaatttgcTAATGTTCGATTCGATCACCACTGATTGATTTGATTGGGTGGCTACAAAAATTAAGTCAAATTGAAATAATAAAATTGAAACGGGGAGGGGCaacaccaagcaagcaagcaaccTGGAGCAGGCGGGCCTACGGACGGTCTACTGTATCTGTACGTATGGAATGGACAATGGAGGAGGGAGTCGGGGAGGTAGACGACGACCACCACGAGTGACAACTGACAAGTCCACAACCACACAACAAACAAATTGAAATATTATTGACAGAAGAAACGAGAAAGCCAAGGCAGCAATCAAACTGAACCTCATCATCCCAAATATCTCATCTTCCAGGACAGCACGGCACAGGGAAGGGCAGGGCGTTTAGGCGGCGCGCCGAGGCCGTGGCCGAAGCAGAGCTAGCACTAGGAGAGGGTGGCCATGGGCCCCACCGGCGGCGCCGACACCATCCTCGCTGATCCCCTCCTCCATCCCCTCCCGCAGTCCATcaagcagcagcaggaggaggaggagaactcGTCCGCTCTCGCCGGCGTCTCCGACTACCTTGGGCGGCCCGTGCAGCGCGGGAGCTCCGGGGGATGGAGATCCGCGCTCTTCGTCGTGGGTACGTACCGTTCCAACAATCCCCAATCGAATCGGGCAATCCTCCAATAATAATCTAATCTAATCCCTCGCCCAATAATCTAATCCGGCACCGGCACAGGCGTTGAGATCGCCGGGAGCTTCGCCTACTACGGCATCTCGGCGAACCTGATCACGTACCTGACGGGCCCGCTGGGGCAGTccaacgcctccgccgccgcctccgtcaACGCCTGGTCGGGCACGGCCTGCCTCATGCccctgctcggcgccttcctcgCCGACGCCTACCTGGGCCGATACCGATCCGTCATCATCGCCTGCACCCTCTACGTCCTGGTAATTAATCTCGGGTCTTGTTGCCTGCCTgcccattgttttttttttttggtttctaCTATACTCCTATACTACTGCCCCCAACCCAATTAAGCAATGATGATCGTGCATCCGATCCATGAATCAGCAGCCAACTCTTTCTGCTCTGTTTGGTATctctgtttttcttcttcttcttcttcttctctttcggAGATAGAGATACCTAAGCACGCAACGCACGTGCTTGCTATAAACAAAGAAAGGGGCTCGGTCAATATCcttctttgttttttcctttaaaTCTGGTTTTTTTTTTACCAAGAAAGGTCATCAGTATTATCCACCGTCTATCTACTTCTTCGTcctagggtgtgtttagttcgggaaatttggaaatttgactactgtagtactttcgtttttatttggtaattagtgtttaatcatagactaattaggcttaaatatttggtaattagtgtttaatcatggattaattaggcttaaaacgttcgtctcgtgatttccaactaaactgtgcaattcgtttttttttcgtctacatttaatactcgtagcactttttgagaaactttttgaaaactaaacgcAGCCTTATCAAGCAATCTATCatcaaaaaaaaaatagagagagaaagaaagggTATATGAACAAAGAAAGGGGCTCAGTCAATATCatcctttgtttttcctttttctctggTCCTTTCGCCAAGAAGAAAAGGTCATCAGTAGTATTGTCCGCTGTCTATCTATTTCTTCATCTCatcaatcatttttttattattaaaaAATAAAGAGAAGGAAAATCGCCCTGCCAGGCCCAGGCTGCCGCCACAAACCACAACAGTCGCTGACTTGTACTGCTAGCGTAGCGTATCTGCGCGTAATATGCTGCTAAGAACAGAGTACTTTATTTTATTACCACAGAACAAGTACTACTACTGCGTGTCCACATGCTACGGATTGCAATTTTTTGAGTAAATAAATAAATCTCTACATGTTCCAGTCCACGTTTGTTTTCCTGCCATCCTCATCCATCCACCAAACCACATTGACCAGTTGCTTGCGATGGACTGCCTGCCTTGCCTCTTGGACGTCTCTCTCTATTGGTCGGTCCTGTGTGTCTAGTCTGCCCTGCTGCCTCCTGTTACATACAGTACAATAGACTGCTACTGCTAGTGGAGTGGATAACCGGGACCAAAGGAAGAGCCAGGCAGTCCCAGTCCCAGAACGAGCCAGCCAGGACATTTCTTCATCAAACTCGGCCACCTCATCAGTGTTCATTCATTCGTCGTCACTACCTTGTCCTTGTCTGGGTTGGGCAATAATATCCTTGTCTGGAGATAATAACACTGATTATTACcgtgcgtgcgtgcatgcatATACAGAGTACTGTATATGTGCATAATAATAGCACTAATAATAAGAGTAATCCTCTTTTTTTTGCGAAAGAATAATAAGAGTAATCGATCGTTAATGGTGGCAGGGGTATGGCATGCTGACGCTGTCGGCGACGGTGCCGGCGCTGCGGCCGGCGCACATGCCCTGCAGGGAGGATGGCGGTTCCTTCTCTTCGTCCGTCTGGGAAGTCTCGTCGTCGGCATACTCATGCCAGCCCGGGTGGCCGCAGGTGGCCTTCTTCTACGTGTCCCTCTACCTGATCGCCATCGCGCAGGGCGCCGACAAGCCGTGCGGGCTGGCGTTCGCGGCGGACCAGTTCGACGCGGAGCACCAGGGGGAGCGCGCCTCCCGCGGCTCCCTCTTCAACTGGTGGTTCTTCTGCATGGCCATCGGCATCTCCGTGTCCGTCTCCGTGGTGGGCTACATCCAGGAGTACGTCGGGTGGGGGCTCGGCTTCGGCGTCCCCTGCGCCATCGTGCTCTGCGCCTTCCTCGTCTTCCTGCTGGGCACCCCGACGTACCGCCTCTACGCGCCCACGCCGGAAGCCAAGTCCCCGTTCCGCCGCCTCGCACGCGGCCTGGTCGGCAAAGCCAAAGCAGGAGGCCTCCTTGTCTCCTCGCAGCCCCAGGCTGACTATGAGCAAGAAGAGGCAGACGCGCGGTGCGTGCTGCGGCTGCTTCCCATCTGGGCGTCGAGCCTGGCGTACGGCGTGGTGTACGCGCAGATCATGACGCTCTTCAACAAGCAGGGGCGCACCCTGGACCGGCGCATCGGACAGAAGGGCCCTGAGCTGCCTCCGGCGGTGCTGCAGACGCTGGGCCCCGCGAGCATCCTGCTGTTCGTGCCGGTGTACGACCGCGCGGTGGTGCCGGCGCTGCGGTGGGCGACGGGCAACCCGTCGGGGCTGAGCATGCTGCAGCGCGTGGGCGCGGGCATGGCGACGTCGTTGGCGggcgtggcggtggcggcgctggtgGAGGCGCGGCGGCTGGCGACGGCGCGGGAGCACGGGCTGGTGGACGACCCGGCGGCGACGGTGCCCATGAGCTGGGCGTGGATCGTGCCGCAGTACGCCATGATGGGGGTGGCGGACGTGCTGGCCGTGGTGGGCCTGCAGGAGCTCTTCTACGACCAGATGCCCGACGGGCTCCGCAGCCTGGGGCTGGCGCTCTACCTCAGCGTCATGGGCATCGGGGGATTCATCAGCAGCCTGCTCATCTCCGTCATCGACGGCGtcaccggcagcggcggcggggacAGCTGGTTCGCCGACAACCTCAACCGCGCGCACCTCGACTACTTCTACTGGCTGCTGGCGGGGCTCAGCGGCGTGGAGCTCGCGCTCTTCCTCTACTTCGCGCGCTCCTACGTCTACAAGCACAACAAGtctggcggcagcagcagcagcagtaggcgccTCTCCTGCTCATCCACCTCCACGCTTGGGAAAGGGAAATACTCCTGCTAGCACTAGTAGATAGATTCAAGTACAGTAACAGTAAAGATGAATGAAGAACAGATGCAGCCCTTTTTCTGTTGTTGTTTAGACTATCTCCATCAGAGTATCCATAGTACTTGTAAAACAAAAGCAAACTTAGTTGTGGGAGCAAAAATGGACCCtagtcaaattcaaattcaaattcaaattcacgtTTGGAAGCAAAAGCAAGAGATCTTTTTGGTATGGTGGATGTGATGACTGATTATTCCAGTGTATGTATGGGTTGGATTGTTTTTCTAGGCTAGGTTAATGGATGAATGATTGGCGCCAATTTAGTGGATTGAACTGAATTGAATTCCATCAGGGTGTGTCCGATCCAACCAGATGGTTTTTTGTGTGTCTAAACAACCAGATGGCTAATAAGCAAAGACAGGAAGCAAAGCAACAAATCAGCGATGGGCCCAtgcaaatttcatgtgccatctcaTCGATTCTGGTTTGGCATCAAAATTTTATCCGCCCCTAGGAAACCTTTACCGTGTGTTTGGTTGGTGGGATGGCGTGGGATGGGGTGGGATGATCCCACTTTTGCTGCTGTTTGGTTCAGAGGTGAACCGGAGATAGGATCATCCCACCAACGAATATTCTCGCGTAGGCCCGGCGGAGCAGGGGAGtgagaggaagagtgagcgagGTTCGGGAGAAAGAGAtaaggagagagaggaagagataaggagaagagaagaaaaaaaaagaaaaaaaaacttacaaATGGGTCCCACTTGTCGGTAGCTTATCCCACTTTTTATGTCTTTTAACCAAACACAAAATGGGTCGATCCCGTCCCTCGTCAACTAAACAGAAAATGGAGCCGTCCCGTCCACCTTGACTCCCAACCCAACGCTACCTTATACTCTCATCCATCCATCGCTACTACTACTTTGACATATGTcccgttcgcttctcttataatccgtcttttcagcttgtttttttaagttggaacagtatttttctctcacaataaatcagctggaacaatattttgacTTGTTTTTTTGACGAACGGGGCCATAATATTTTGGATTAATATTTTAGATAGATGTTAACAAGTGATCCTTGATGTTAGCACTCGTAGATCTGTAGATTGATGTTAA
This region includes:
- the LOC136498121 gene encoding protein NRT1/ PTR FAMILY 5.10-like, whose translation is MGPTGGADTILADPLLHPLPQSIKQQQEEEENSSALAGVSDYLGRPVQRGSSGGWRSALFVVGVEIAGSFAYYGISANLITYLTGPLGQSNASAAASVNAWSGTACLMPLLGAFLADAYLGRYRSVIIACTLYVLGYGMLTLSATVPALRPAHMPCREDGGSFSSSVWEVSSSAYSCQPGWPQVAFFYVSLYLIAIAQGADKPCGLAFAADQFDAEHQGERASRGSLFNWWFFCMAIGISVSVSVVGYIQEYVGWGLGFGVPCAIVLCAFLVFLLGTPTYRLYAPTPEAKSPFRRLARGLVGKAKAGGLLVSSQPQADYEQEEADARCVLRLLPIWASSLAYGVVYAQIMTLFNKQGRTLDRRIGQKGPELPPAVLQTLGPASILLFVPVYDRAVVPALRWATGNPSGLSMLQRVGAGMATSLAGVAVAALVEARRLATAREHGLVDDPAATVPMSWAWIVPQYAMMGVADVLAVVGLQELFYDQMPDGLRSLGLALYLSVMGIGGFISSLLISVIDGVTGSGGGDSWFADNLNRAHLDYFYWLLAGLSGVELALFLYFARSYVYKHNKSGGSSSSSRRLSCSSTSTLGKGKYSC